The sequence AACCAGGCTGTTCAGGGGTCTGACACTTGGTGACAACACTTGTCGGAGCCTGTCTTGGCAGCCTAAAGGTTGTCAGGCAATTTTGCGACTAACAGATGAGGAAGAGCACCAGTGACGTGGAGGCTGGCAATTACTGGGGAATCTCTCCGTTTAGGCAATGTACTCCTTCCTGTTGGGTGTGTGGCCCTCGCTGTGATCCTATTCTAtagcacagggatcagcaacctccagctgttctgaaactacaactcccagaatgctccattcacttctataggagttgcAAGAGCAGCTGAGCCTGTGTGAATGCTGGGAAttttagtttcacagcagctgggacgctaaaggttgctgacccccggTATAGTATCTGTGAAGATACGACTAGAGCCCTGGGCCCATCGTAGTCACCCTGCACCCTTCTGTGTGGGTGTCATCACACGGTTACCACAGTGAGTCACGCAACACGCCCTGTGAAATCACCCAAGTCTTCAGTGCACCGCCGGCATATTGTGTCACACCTGCTGGCTCACGGCTGGAGATTGTGCCGCAAGCTACACTGCTCAGGGCAAAGGTGGCGTGTCCTTTCACCATTCGAGCTCTGGGAGGCGCCACCTTTTTCTTAGTTACAGGGCCGTGTACCATCCTTGTAGGAGACCCCCGCACACCTCTGTAGGTCTCGGCAATCATGACTTCCTCCCATTATTGAATGGAATGTCTGGCGCGTTTCACTGCTCTGTACACAGCGGGCAGTATCAGGAGACACACCCTGAGGGTCGGGAGCCCCCTCCAGAATGTCTTCACTTTTGTGGACCCTCGCCCTTATCTTCTCATCTGCCTTTGGGTGCTGCAGGGAATCCCGCTGTACAAAAGTCTGCTGCTCCTGCATACCTTTATGCTGAGTGTGTCCCAGGTTGGGGGAGGGGCGTGGGGATGAAAATTCCTCACTAAATCTACCCTGATAACCCCAAATATGCCGAGCAGCTTATCTTCTGCGTTTCCTCTGGGGCTCACGCTTGGACCTCTCAGCACCTGCAGGTCCACTGGATGCATCTGGAGAGGGTTCTGACAACTTAAGCCAGAGTTGTCAGAACTGTCATTAATTTGACCGATGCCTGCAGAATATTTATTAAAAGGTCTCCGGGATCATGGTAAATGTCCAAAATTAGGACGCACCAGGTCTGACTGGTCGGACTCCTTCTCTCCGGCTCCTAGCTGCACCCCTGACGTTACCCTTTGTTCTGAATAGGAGGCGGTTTGCCAGTTTTAAAGCTGCGGCACATGGGTCTGCCAGCGGGAGTGGTCAGTGCACTTCTCAATGGCAATTTGTGTGCTGGATACAGGTGTCCAGCCAGGTAAAGGTTAAATACCGCTGTATGGGCCGACATAGACCGCTCCCTAGCAGACGTCACCTTAGTAGGTTATTGGGAAGTGTCCCAAGAGTAGGGAGACCTGTCGGACGGGTGCACCTGGATGTATGCAGTGAATCATGAGCCGGAGCAATGGTTACTCACCATCAGGACGAAACGTTTCCCACGCTTCTACGTCTGCAAGACATTTACAGCAGTAGAAGTGAGCAGGCGTGACTGTGCATCGCCTCTAATCTTCCTGCGTGTACACCTAGGATATGGTGGGGTCCGacctcctgcgatcctgagaatgaaggaaATGGGGCCTGCGGAACTGGGTGTCAGGAGCGCCACGGTGTCGGGAAAACGTCTTTTTTAttgtcttgcacaacccctttaaagaggacctgtaacctctcctgacggCTCTGTTCTAGCTGCTCTTAGCTATTCCTATGATTTTGAGATACCATTCCTTAGTTATTCCTGCTAGAGGTTATgactgaattactagcagtttgcagtgaaggtccggctgggtgttaccagttgggggggtcacaatctgacactatccaatcagtgccaccagtgttagggcttgttcacacgcacgtaagggctccgtgcccgtgctgtggaccacaaattgcagcTGAATGGCATCCGTGATTTGTCTGTCTGCAAAGAGATAGAACAAGttccatctttttgcggaacggaacaccacagaagcactccgtagtggttccgtgcttccgtttcgcaacgcttctccggatttgcggacccattcaattgaatgcacacggctggtgacccgtgtattgtggaaccgccgtatgcggtccgcagcacgggcacagagcccttacattcgtgtgaaagagcccttagattgcagagaccccccccccccccccccccttcccaactggtaacacccacctggaccttcatttcaaactgctagtaattcattcatgacttctagcaggaataatataggaatggcacatagtcctaagaatagatgcttcagacttattacatggggaacacaGTGGTTGCTGAAAGaaccatgtcaggagaggtgacggcttCTTTTTAAAGAGTTTCTCCAGTAATAATGACATTTACCAAGTGCCAGCAGCCTGCTCCActatggcttcagcagtgacgcaACCGCTGTGGCCACGATGCAGTGGAGCATGTGACTATGCCCATGCTGTGCCGGATGTATACACAGCGGGGACCGGAGCAGCGGGTAGCAGGCAAGTATGAATCCTTAGTTTAGTGGGGCAGACCGCTGGCAATTGGTAAAATGTTAttaccggagaacccctttaagtattggaATCTGGAAATTATGtctagggtgttttttttttttttttttttttaatagaacatgcattttttgttaacccttttttgTTCTCCTCTGTACAGTGGTGCTGATTGGAGATTCCGGAGTTGGAAAAAGTAACCTGCTGTCTCGATTCACTCGCAATGAGTTTAACTTAGAGAGTAAAAGTACCATCGGGGTGGAGTTTGCCACAAGAAGCATCCAGGTGGACGGTAAAACAATCAAAGCTCAGATTTGGGACACGGCTGGACAGGAACGATACCGCGCAATCACCTCAGCGTGAGTCATCCATATGTCATAGCGGGTACAGGGTAATGGTGATAGATCAAACATGTTTACGGGTGGGACCTCCTAGTGTAGAAAGAATCCACAGGGGGCAGGAAAGGATAgagtaagggtacggccacacagtggaAATGCTGCAGATTCACTGCAAAGGGTGGAATCCGTGGCTGATAAACAGCATTTCCACACCAAAATCCGCATGACCCTCTGTGTGGCCGTTTCCTTTGTATTAAGGCAAATGGATGTTCTAGGAGGGTTAGTGCTCGTGGCCACCCACAGACCTCAGTGGGAGCTTCAGGTTGCCTTGTACCTTGAGGCTTTCTTGTTTGCACAGACTTTCACCCTGTAACAGGTGTCTGCTAGGTTCTTCTTCAGTCTTGTCTGACTTGTTGTCTTCTCCCAACAGATATTATCGAGGCGCTGTAGGTGCTTTGCTGGTGTATGATATTGCGAAGCACCTCACCTATGAGAATGTTGAAAGGTGGCTAAAGGAGTTGAGGGACCATGCAGACAACAACATAGTCATCATGCTGGTGGGCAACAAGAGCGACTTGCGTCACCTGAGAGCTGTGCCCACTGACGAAGCTCGAGCCTTTGCAGGTGATTATCTTTGTAACATGTTACTTGTAGTAGAAAGTAGTTATGCCATTATATTTctacgggctcatgcacacaaatgtatttttttttctttccgttccgtgtttttttttttttttgcggacagtatacggaaccattcatttcaacgggtccgcaaaaaaccagAAGTTGCTCCATGTgcgttctgtttccgtatgtccgtatttcctttccgcaaaaaaatagaacatgtcctattattgtctgcattacggacaaggataggactgttctattaggggccagctgttctgttccgcacaaTACGGAATGAACATGAACATCATCCGTAttctttgcggatctgttttttgcggaccgcaaaatacatacggtcgtgtgcatgagccttaaggcTTATCAGatttggcagagaacagcctgccggagttcaccggATCCGGCATAGCCGTTCACAGCcataccccattgactataatgggatccatctGGTTTCCTGCATGAGTGCTGGGTTTCAGCCAGACAGAAACTGCTACATGCATCTGTTCTTGTCCAGCTGAAGCCTGGCAATCATGCTGGAGGCtgaccggatcccattatagtcaatggggtccaacgGTGAACGGCAGTATCAAATCTGGTGAACTCAAgataaacgcgagtgtgaaagtaacctaacctATGAAGACGTGAATGTGAGGTTCGTATTTAGGAACCTTTATATGCTATTACCTAGGTCAGAGATCAGcaatctccggcactccagctgttcagaaactacaattcccaggatGCTTAGTAGAACAgcagagcatgtttgcatgctgggagttgtagtttcacaggagCTGgaatgccaaaggttgctgatccctgacgtAGGTACCTTGGTTAGACAGAATGTTTGCAGCCTTGTAACAGCTGTTTCTGTGTGTGTGGCATCGAGGACTTATCACTTCTGCTGATTACATACCATACAATACCTTTTTTTTATCTACAGTACAgttcagaagttttttttttttatctattcgAGCAGTATATTTCATGTGTGCCCTGTCTGCAGAGCCTGCTGGCTTCCTGTTGAATGGCACAATGTACGGTAACTTGCATTTTACATAGATGTATTTATAGGCTCTGCGGCCCGTGCCTCCATGTAAATGCTCGGTTCAGTCATGCATAGCATTGTGCTTTATACATGACATGTGGCTTCACTTGCTGTTGGCCGTATATATAATCCTATTCTTCTATCTATGACTTTACAACTGAAGATCATTATGTGAATCTATAGGACATTTGAATCAAAGCCACTTACAAACCCGACATCCCCAGTGGTCCCAGTGTACTGTATCGGGTATAGACTGATACTGCCGGCTGCTGTAGGTTCCACCAATTGACTGTAAAGGGGTTCGGCCATGTTATTCAAGCTGAGTTTTggccagaccaaaaaaaaaaaaaacgcctcaAGTAGCGTTTTAGGTCCAAGCAATACCCAGCATGTGTGCCGGAACATGGCCAGAAGGCTGCCCTGGACCGTCAATGGGAGCATATAGTAGCTGGCAGTATGCCATGGTCAGGCACCCAATGCCATCCCTCATGCCGCAATCAGTCTCCCTTGCCATCAGTCCCACTCCCCAGCGCCatgagcccctccccccccatactATGTGTCCCCAGCGACAGTGCCATCAGCCATAAAGATTAGTTCCCCCATCCCATGCCATCAGTCTCCATACCTCAGCGCCAAGAAGCCCccaaacccccccccacccccataatcagagtaagggtccattcacacgtccgcaagtgttttgcgttccgcattttgcgcacCGCACATTACCGgcactttaaat is a genomic window of Bufo bufo chromosome 1, aBufBuf1.1, whole genome shotgun sequence containing:
- the RAB11A gene encoding ras-related protein Rab-11A; protein product: MGTRDDEYDYLFKVVLIGDSGVGKSNLLSRFTRNEFNLESKSTIGVEFATRSIQVDGKTIKAQIWDTAGQERYRAITSAYYRGAVGALLVYDIAKHLTYENVERWLKELRDHADNNIVIMLVGNKSDLRHLRAVPTDEARAFAEKNGLSFIETSALDSTNVEAAFQTILTEIYRIVSQKQMSDRRENDMSPSNNVVPIHVPPTTENKPKMQCCQNI